One window of Curtobacterium sp. 458 genomic DNA carries:
- a CDS encoding PfkB family carbohydrate kinase, protein MDDRRTSSTDADVLVAGQLFFDAVFADLAQGPVLGQEHWTPHFAWTPGGIANFAIAAARLGASTDVVAAVGDDELSGLCRAALAREGIGTALLHRVPGWTIPVSACMGYDGDRAIVTGGTPSPVALPELLPAHGGRVAALHVDETTAEWVRTSGSRGLRVFADVGWDATGTWDPALLDTVDGAYAFTPNDREAMAYTRTDDARTAARVLAERVPLSVVTMGGDGVVAVDSSTGEEVLAPPVRVRAVDATGAGDVFCAALAVASLEDRPLRERIDFAALVAAITVSRPGGASTAPRRDELVTWLAANPAAAEPDRYGFVTTGLPAATAGPAGSAR, encoded by the coding sequence ATGGACGACCGACGGACCTCGAGCACCGATGCCGACGTGCTCGTCGCCGGCCAACTCTTCTTCGACGCGGTGTTCGCCGACCTGGCGCAGGGGCCCGTGCTCGGGCAGGAGCACTGGACGCCGCACTTCGCCTGGACACCCGGCGGCATCGCGAACTTCGCGATCGCAGCCGCACGCCTCGGTGCCTCCACGGACGTCGTGGCCGCGGTGGGCGACGACGAACTCAGCGGGCTGTGCCGAGCAGCGCTCGCCCGTGAGGGCATCGGCACCGCACTCCTGCACCGGGTGCCCGGGTGGACGATCCCCGTGAGCGCCTGCATGGGCTACGACGGCGACCGCGCGATCGTCACCGGCGGGACCCCGTCGCCCGTCGCCCTGCCGGAACTGCTCCCGGCCCACGGCGGACGGGTCGCGGCACTGCACGTCGACGAGACGACGGCCGAGTGGGTGCGCACGAGCGGCAGCCGCGGGCTCCGCGTCTTCGCCGACGTCGGGTGGGACGCCACCGGCACGTGGGACCCCGCGCTCCTCGACACCGTCGACGGCGCGTACGCGTTCACGCCGAACGACCGCGAGGCGATGGCGTACACGCGCACCGACGACGCGCGGACCGCCGCCAGGGTCCTCGCCGAACGCGTCCCACTGAGCGTCGTCACCATGGGCGGCGACGGGGTCGTCGCCGTGGACTCCTCCACCGGCGAAGAGGTCCTCGCGCCGCCCGTCCGGGTGCGTGCCGTCGACGCCACCGGTGCCGGCGACGTGTTCTGCGCGGCCCTCGCCGTGGCGTCGCTCGAGGACCGCCCGCTGCGCGAACGCATCGACTTCGCGGCGCTCGTCGCCGCGATCACCGTGTCCCGACCCGGCGGCGCGTCCACCGCGCCCCGACGGGACGAACTCGTCACGTGGCTCGCTGCCAACCCGGCCGCCGCGGAACCGGACCGGTACGGCTTCGTCACCACGGGCCTCCCGGCAGCGACCGCCGGACCGGCGGGCAGCGCCCGCTGA
- a CDS encoding carbohydrate ABC transporter permease, giving the protein MTVLTRPTTSTQTPSRTTVTRRRRRGPGASRVVLYTLLTIGAVVSIFPLYWLFVMASNTTSDIYKSPPVFVPGPWLFQNIGEVFDKIDFGGALLNTVIVSVSVTVLVLFFDSLAAFTFAKFDFPLRKTLFTIVLVTFMLPMQLSIIPQFITMTNLGWVGHLQALIVPAAANAFGIFWLRQYILSSIPDELMDAAVIDGAGFFRQWWTVCIPLIRPGLGFLGIFTFIGSWNDYLWPLIVLNDPNHLTLQVAMAQLNTTFANNYSMVMAGALLSVLPLLVVFLIGARQFIGDIAKGAIK; this is encoded by the coding sequence ATGACCGTCCTGACCCGACCGACGACGTCCACCCAGACTCCGAGCCGCACGACGGTCACGCGGCGGCGCCGCCGCGGCCCCGGTGCCTCGCGCGTCGTGCTCTACACGCTGCTCACGATCGGTGCCGTGGTCTCGATCTTCCCGCTGTACTGGCTGTTCGTGATGGCCAGCAACACCACGAGCGACATCTACAAGTCGCCGCCGGTGTTCGTCCCCGGGCCCTGGCTGTTCCAGAACATCGGCGAGGTGTTCGACAAGATTGACTTCGGCGGGGCGCTGCTCAACACGGTGATCGTGTCCGTGAGCGTCACGGTGCTCGTGCTGTTCTTCGACTCGCTCGCCGCGTTCACGTTCGCGAAGTTCGACTTCCCGCTGCGGAAGACCCTCTTCACGATCGTGCTCGTGACCTTCATGCTCCCGATGCAGCTCTCGATCATCCCGCAGTTCATCACCATGACGAACCTCGGCTGGGTCGGGCACCTGCAGGCCCTCATCGTCCCTGCCGCCGCGAACGCGTTCGGCATCTTCTGGCTCCGGCAGTACATCCTGTCGAGCATCCCCGACGAGCTGATGGACGCCGCGGTCATCGACGGCGCGGGGTTCTTCCGGCAGTGGTGGACCGTGTGCATCCCGCTGATCCGGCCGGGCCTGGGCTTCCTCGGCATCTTCACGTTCATCGGCTCGTGGAACGACTACCTGTGGCCGCTCATCGTCCTGAACGACCCGAACCACCTCACGCTGCAGGTGGCGATGGCGCAGCTCAACACGACGTTCGCGAACAACTACAGCATGGTGATGGCCGGGGCGCTGCTCTCGGTGCTGCCCCTGCTCGTGGTGTTCCTCATCGGCGCCCGGCAGTTCATCGGCGACATCGCCAAGGGTGCGATCAAGTGA
- a CDS encoding glycoside hydrolase family 38 C-terminal domain-containing protein, protein MHQNQKLVEARVERVLHERITPAVHQARTPVTLAAWQVPDEPVPAAEALAAEYRPFAVGDPWGRAWSTWWFEVTGTVPAEWAGRTVELLVDPGFQGDWPGNQAEGLLHTPDGTPIKGIHPRNHYLRIADAAQGGEQVHLFLEAAANPDILVNEFVPTKYGSKKTAPETPIYTFRTAELAVFEPEVWALRFDVEVLFQMVKELPDTDPRRHEVLRDLERAMDVLALDDIVGTAAAARAELAGALASPANPSAHRLSGIGHAHIDSAWLWPIRETKRKTGRTFSNVLALGEQYPEFKFAASSAQQYAWVKERYPAVFEGIKAAIARGQWIVVGSQWIEPDGNLPGGEAMVRQITQGLRFFADELGVETHGIWLPDSFGYTAAFPQIAKLAGLEWFLTQKLSWNQTNTFPHHTFWWEGIDGSRIFTHFPPIDTYNSTLEGEELHHAVRQFREKGAATTSLVPFGYGDGGGGPIREMLERQRRVESLEGSPRVEIEHPDDFFARAREEYPDAPTWVGELYLELHRGTFTSHAREKRGNRKAEHLLREAELWWTAAALRGADYPYEAFDRLWQSTLLQQFHDILPGSSIQWVHEENEDTYARNHAEIEALITDALSRLGAAGVVANPADHDRRSLVVGADGSAIGVVEARAHAVSPLRVVPPAHPVTATQDADGTVLDNGLVRVHVDADGLVDSIRDVAHDRELVPADRSANLLHLHEDLPNAWDAWDIDAHYRHSVVELRAAESVELATDDDLRAVVRVRRVFGSSELVQTIAVHADDVRVHLGVEVEWREREKLLKASLPFVVHAQHHSAEIQFGHLRRPTHTNTSWDDARFEVMAHRWVHVEEPGYGIGVTNAGTYGHDVTRRVGTTGEVETEVRLSLVRGAQSPDPAQDLGHHAFAYAVHPGATVADVVASGYDQNLPLRAVPLPEGSASSDPVTAPVVSSSVGVRVEAVKLADDRSGDVVVRLYEALGARTDTVLDLRIDAESVEQVDLLERPIEDAERTARRFAWDGRAVTLGLRPFQVVTLRIRPRR, encoded by the coding sequence ATGCACCAGAACCAGAAGCTCGTGGAGGCGCGCGTCGAGCGCGTCCTGCACGAGCGCATCACCCCCGCCGTCCACCAGGCGCGCACCCCCGTGACGCTCGCCGCGTGGCAGGTGCCGGACGAGCCGGTCCCGGCGGCCGAGGCACTCGCTGCCGAGTACCGGCCGTTCGCGGTCGGCGACCCGTGGGGTCGCGCCTGGTCCACGTGGTGGTTCGAGGTCACCGGCACCGTCCCCGCCGAGTGGGCCGGGCGCACGGTCGAGCTCCTCGTCGACCCGGGGTTCCAGGGCGACTGGCCCGGCAACCAGGCCGAGGGGCTGCTGCACACGCCGGACGGCACGCCGATCAAGGGGATCCACCCGCGCAACCACTACCTCCGCATCGCCGACGCGGCGCAGGGCGGTGAGCAGGTGCACCTGTTCCTCGAGGCCGCGGCGAACCCGGACATCCTGGTGAACGAGTTCGTCCCGACGAAGTACGGCTCGAAGAAGACCGCCCCCGAGACGCCGATCTACACCTTCCGCACCGCCGAGCTCGCGGTCTTCGAGCCCGAGGTCTGGGCGCTGCGCTTCGACGTCGAGGTGCTGTTCCAGATGGTCAAGGAGCTGCCCGACACGGACCCGCGGCGGCACGAGGTGCTCCGCGACCTCGAGCGCGCGATGGACGTCCTCGCGCTCGACGACATCGTCGGGACCGCCGCCGCGGCCCGCGCCGAGCTCGCCGGAGCCCTCGCCAGCCCGGCGAACCCCTCCGCGCACCGCCTGAGCGGCATCGGGCACGCCCACATCGACAGCGCCTGGCTCTGGCCGATCCGGGAGACGAAGCGGAAGACCGGCCGGACCTTCTCGAACGTGCTCGCGCTCGGCGAGCAGTACCCCGAGTTCAAGTTCGCCGCCTCGAGCGCCCAGCAGTACGCGTGGGTCAAGGAGCGGTACCCGGCGGTGTTCGAGGGCATCAAGGCCGCGATCGCCCGCGGGCAGTGGATCGTCGTCGGCTCGCAGTGGATCGAACCGGACGGCAACCTCCCCGGCGGCGAGGCGATGGTCCGCCAGATCACCCAGGGCCTCCGGTTCTTCGCGGACGAGCTCGGCGTCGAGACGCACGGCATCTGGTTGCCGGACTCGTTCGGCTACACCGCCGCGTTCCCGCAGATCGCCAAGCTCGCCGGCCTCGAGTGGTTCCTCACGCAGAAGCTGTCGTGGAACCAGACGAACACGTTCCCGCACCACACGTTCTGGTGGGAGGGCATCGACGGCTCCCGGATCTTCACCCACTTCCCGCCGATCGACACGTACAACTCGACCCTCGAGGGCGAGGAGCTCCACCACGCCGTCCGCCAGTTCCGCGAGAAGGGCGCCGCGACCACGTCCCTCGTGCCCTTCGGCTACGGCGACGGCGGCGGTGGACCCATCCGGGAGATGCTCGAACGGCAGCGGCGTGTCGAGTCGCTCGAGGGCTCGCCCCGCGTCGAGATCGAGCACCCGGACGACTTCTTCGCCCGCGCACGCGAGGAGTACCCGGACGCCCCGACGTGGGTCGGCGAGCTGTACCTCGAACTGCACCGCGGCACGTTCACCTCGCACGCCCGCGAGAAGCGCGGCAACCGGAAGGCCGAGCACCTGCTGCGCGAGGCCGAGCTCTGGTGGACCGCCGCTGCCCTCCGCGGTGCCGACTACCCGTACGAGGCGTTCGACCGGCTCTGGCAGTCCACCCTGCTCCAGCAGTTCCACGACATCCTGCCCGGCTCGTCGATCCAGTGGGTGCACGAGGAGAACGAGGACACCTACGCCCGGAACCACGCCGAGATCGAGGCGCTCATCACCGACGCACTGTCACGCCTCGGCGCGGCCGGCGTCGTCGCGAACCCGGCGGACCACGACCGGCGGTCACTCGTCGTCGGGGCCGACGGCTCGGCGATCGGGGTCGTCGAGGCCCGCGCGCACGCCGTGTCCCCGCTCCGGGTCGTCCCTCCCGCACACCCCGTCACGGCCACGCAGGACGCCGACGGCACGGTGCTCGACAACGGCCTGGTGCGCGTGCACGTCGACGCCGACGGACTCGTCGACTCGATCCGCGACGTCGCCCACGACCGCGAGCTCGTCCCCGCCGACCGCAGCGCCAACCTGCTGCACCTGCACGAGGACCTCCCGAACGCCTGGGACGCGTGGGACATCGACGCGCACTACCGGCACTCCGTCGTTGAGCTCCGCGCCGCCGAGTCGGTCGAGCTCGCCACCGACGACGACCTGCGCGCGGTCGTCCGCGTCCGCCGGGTGTTCGGCTCGTCCGAGCTCGTCCAGACGATCGCCGTCCACGCCGACGACGTCCGGGTGCACCTCGGGGTCGAGGTCGAGTGGCGCGAGCGGGAGAAGCTGCTCAAGGCCTCGCTGCCGTTCGTCGTGCACGCCCAGCACCACAGCGCGGAGATCCAGTTCGGGCACCTGCGCCGTCCGACGCACACGAACACCTCGTGGGACGACGCCCGCTTCGAGGTGATGGCGCACCGCTGGGTGCACGTCGAGGAGCCCGGGTACGGCATCGGCGTGACGAACGCCGGCACCTACGGCCACGACGTCACGCGGCGCGTCGGCACGACCGGCGAGGTCGAGACCGAGGTCCGGCTGAGCCTGGTGCGCGGCGCCCAGTCCCCCGACCCGGCGCAGGACCTCGGGCACCACGCGTTCGCGTACGCGGTGCACCCGGGCGCGACCGTCGCGGACGTGGTCGCGAGCGGCTACGACCAGAACCTGCCACTGCGCGCGGTGCCCCTCCCCGAGGGGTCGGCGTCGTCGGATCCGGTCACCGCTCCGGTCGTGTCGTCGTCCGTCGGCGTCCGGGTCGAGGCGGTCAAGCTCGCCGACGACCGCTCGGGCGACGTCGTCGTCCGGCTCTACGAGGCGCTGGGCGCGCGCACCGACACCGTGCTCGACCTGCGGATCGACGCCGAGTCCGTCGAGCAGGTCGACCTGCTCGAGCGCCCGATCGAGGATGCCGAGCGCACCGCCCGCCGCTTCGCGTGGGACGGGCGCGCAGTGACGCTCGGCCTGCGGCCGTTCCAGGTGGTGACGCTCCGGATCCGTCCGCGTCGCTGA
- a CDS encoding sugar ABC transporter permease, with protein RGIRRTWPMYLAVAPFFVLFLVFGLYPTMYSLVLSFQDWNGLGDPTWVGLENFQKLFTDPTFYLSIRNTFVIFALSTFPMLVIAIVIAAMLNSAVRYSTAFRIAYFIPNITSVVAMAVLFGSIFGQNFGLANTLLHAIGLPAVPWLSTPFGIQVTVSLLITYQWTGYNAIIFLAGMQSIGGEVYEAAKIDGAGAFRSFFSITLPLLRPTVIFVLVVSTITGLQSFTEAQVLTTTAGSTNSGGAGQGGLTMVLYFYQQAFGFNRFGYGAAIAWGVFLIVVVFTIISWRFTAGRKEEARA; from the coding sequence GGCGGGGCATCCGCCGCACCTGGCCGATGTACCTCGCGGTCGCCCCCTTCTTCGTCCTGTTCCTCGTCTTCGGGCTCTACCCGACGATGTACTCGCTCGTGCTCTCGTTCCAGGACTGGAACGGGCTGGGCGACCCCACTTGGGTCGGTCTCGAGAACTTCCAGAAGCTCTTCACCGACCCGACGTTCTACCTCTCCATCCGGAACACCTTCGTCATCTTCGCGCTGTCGACCTTCCCGATGCTCGTCATCGCGATCGTCATCGCCGCGATGCTCAACTCGGCGGTCCGCTACAGCACCGCGTTCCGCATCGCCTACTTCATCCCGAACATCACGTCGGTCGTGGCGATGGCCGTGCTCTTCGGCTCGATCTTCGGGCAGAACTTCGGGCTCGCCAACACGCTGCTGCACGCCATCGGGCTCCCGGCGGTGCCGTGGCTGAGCACCCCGTTCGGCATCCAGGTCACCGTCTCGCTCCTCATCACGTACCAGTGGACCGGGTACAACGCGATCATCTTCCTCGCCGGCATGCAGTCCATCGGCGGCGAGGTCTACGAGGCCGCGAAGATCGACGGTGCCGGGGCCTTCCGCAGCTTCTTCTCGATCACGCTGCCGCTCCTGCGGCCCACGGTGATCTTCGTCCTCGTCGTCAGCACCATCACGGGCCTGCAGAGCTTCACCGAGGCGCAGGTCCTCACCACGACGGCCGGCTCGACGAACAGCGGCGGCGCGGGCCAGGGCGGCCTGACGATGGTCCTGTACTTCTACCAGCAGGCCTTCGGCTTCAACCGCTTCGGGTACGGCGCGGCCATCGCGTGGGGCGTGTTCCTCATCGTGGTCGTCTTCACGATCATCAGCTGGCGCTTCACGGCCGGTCGCAAGGAAGAGGCACGCGCATGA
- a CDS encoding extracellular solute-binding protein produces the protein MRTPTKRRRTAAVLATAVAAALVLTGCSAGSSASDGKLTAWLWPGALGDSVVSSAKKEFASDKLQVNVIGGDFKQKLVTTFTGKTNIPSITGVKGEDMPYFLQQSSLFTDLKSMVPASYLAQFPKWKLAEATTADGKLIGIPTDIGPSALFYREDVLAKAGLPSEPAAVADATSTWDKYFAFGKELKEKTGASLEVSMGDVFSWSMAQADSGFVNKSGKFTGDDATVKQAWARAVTAEKAGIVANIEDGSPDWASAVNQGKIPTVIGAAWHAGDIKSAAPDTSGKWRVTATPGGPGNAGGSFLTIPSATSDKKAALKVIEALVAPSAQATTYSQVGNFPSSSKALDESALTKGDSFFGGQDTASVFQKSIESMPTKYTSPYDAQVSAPYLTELTNVQGGKDPDQAWNDAVKAAKSALESAK, from the coding sequence ATGCGCACCCCCACGAAGCGACGCCGCACCGCCGCGGTCCTCGCCACCGCGGTCGCCGCGGCACTCGTCCTCACCGGCTGCTCCGCCGGCTCGTCCGCGTCCGACGGCAAGCTCACCGCCTGGCTCTGGCCGGGCGCCCTCGGCGACTCGGTCGTCTCGAGCGCGAAGAAGGAGTTCGCGTCGGACAAGCTGCAGGTGAACGTGATCGGCGGCGACTTCAAGCAGAAGCTCGTGACGACCTTCACCGGCAAGACCAACATCCCCTCGATCACCGGGGTCAAGGGCGAGGACATGCCCTACTTCCTGCAGCAGTCGAGCCTCTTCACCGACCTGAAGTCGATGGTGCCGGCGTCGTACCTCGCGCAGTTCCCGAAGTGGAAGCTCGCCGAGGCCACCACCGCCGACGGCAAGCTCATCGGCATCCCGACGGACATCGGACCCTCGGCACTCTTCTACCGCGAGGACGTCCTCGCGAAGGCCGGCCTGCCGAGCGAGCCCGCCGCCGTCGCCGACGCCACGAGCACCTGGGACAAGTACTTCGCCTTCGGCAAGGAGCTCAAGGAGAAGACGGGCGCCTCGCTCGAGGTGTCGATGGGTGACGTGTTCAGCTGGTCGATGGCGCAGGCCGACAGCGGATTCGTGAACAAGTCCGGGAAGTTCACCGGCGACGACGCCACGGTCAAGCAGGCCTGGGCGCGGGCGGTCACGGCCGAGAAGGCCGGCATCGTCGCGAACATCGAGGACGGCAGCCCCGACTGGGCCTCCGCCGTCAACCAGGGCAAGATCCCCACCGTCATCGGCGCCGCCTGGCACGCCGGCGACATCAAGAGCGCCGCGCCGGACACCTCCGGCAAGTGGCGCGTGACCGCGACGCCAGGCGGTCCGGGCAACGCGGGTGGCTCGTTCCTGACCATCCCCTCGGCGACGTCCGACAAGAAGGCCGCGCTGAAGGTCATCGAGGCGCTCGTCGCCCCGTCCGCGCAGGCCACCACCTACAGCCAGGTCGGGAACTTCCCGTCCTCGTCGAAGGCACTCGACGAATCGGCACTCACCAAGGGCGACTCGTTCTTCGGCGGACAGGACACGGCCTCGGTCTTCCAGAAGTCGATCGAGTCGATGCCCACGAAGTACACCAGCCCGTACGACGCGCAGGTGTCGGCGCCGTACCTCACCGAACTGACCAACGTGCAGGGCGGCAAGGACCCGGACCAGGCGTGGAACGACGCCGTGAAGGCCGCGAAGTCGGCGCTGGAATCGGCGAAGTGA
- a CDS encoding SDR family oxidoreductase, giving the protein MSDDATTDRPERTAIVTGGGSGIGRAAALALAADGWTVVVAGRRPEPLAEVAAQSSRIVPVVADVSVEADVRRLFDETVDRFGRVDLLFNNAGTGAPATPFDELTLDTWSSVLSVTLTGAFLCAREAFRVMRTQTPQGGRIINNGSISAHAPRPLSAPYTVAKHGIAGLTKQLQLDGRPFGIACGQIDIGNAATSMGSGAASGTLQADGSTRSEPTMDVAETGRAVAYMAGLPAGTNVPALTIMPTAMPFVGRG; this is encoded by the coding sequence ATGAGCGACGATGCCACCACCGACCGCCCCGAGCGCACCGCGATCGTCACCGGGGGCGGGAGCGGGATCGGCCGAGCAGCAGCCCTGGCGCTGGCAGCCGACGGCTGGACGGTCGTGGTCGCCGGACGCCGGCCCGAGCCGCTCGCGGAGGTCGCCGCGCAGTCGTCGCGCATCGTCCCCGTGGTCGCCGACGTGTCGGTGGAGGCCGACGTGCGACGACTGTTCGACGAGACCGTGGACCGCTTCGGCCGCGTCGACCTGCTGTTCAACAACGCCGGCACCGGCGCGCCAGCGACGCCGTTCGACGAACTGACGCTCGACACGTGGTCCTCGGTCCTGTCGGTGACCCTCACCGGCGCGTTCCTCTGCGCCCGCGAGGCGTTCCGGGTGATGCGGACGCAGACCCCGCAGGGCGGTCGGATCATCAACAACGGGTCGATCTCCGCGCACGCACCGCGGCCGCTGTCCGCACCGTACACGGTCGCGAAGCACGGCATCGCCGGGCTGACGAAGCAGCTCCAGCTCGACGGCCGCCCGTTCGGCATCGCGTGCGGGCAGATCGACATCGGCAACGCCGCCACGTCGATGGGGTCCGGCGCAGCGTCCGGCACCCTCCAGGCCGACGGCTCCACCCGCAGCGAACCGACGATGGACGTCGCGGAGACCGGTCGCGCGGTCGCGTACATGGCGGGCCTGCCGGCCGGCACGAACGTGCCGGCCCTCACGATCATGCCGACGGCCATGCCGTTCGTCGGACGCGGCTGA
- a CDS encoding 6-phospho-beta-glucosidase — MKLVMIGGGGFRTPLVYSALLRDHAPGRVTAVALVDVDAARLTTMARILADQAEGVADAPTVSVHTDVEEALPGADFVFSAIRVAGMEGRATDERIGQSHGVIGQETVGFGGISYALRTLPTVMALAETVKRLAPDAWVINFTNPAGVVTEAMSTVLGERVIGICDSPIGLARRALGSIGVEHGPDVELEYAGLNHLGWLTAVRVDGVDRLPEVLVDAGRIESFEEGKLFGAEWIQALGALPNEYLHYYSYRRDVLQADQYAPHTRARYLVEQQDRFWDAAGSCDHPYRAWQDSRNEREASYMATNRDSAGMGERDVEDMTSGGYEDVALSLMRGIAYDQRARLILNVRNRGALAGLDDDAVVEVPCIVDATGAHPIPGARVPDFGLGTVTAVKYVERQTIQAALHADRAAALRALAHHPLVDSVRVARALLDDARTSFPHLSYLS, encoded by the coding sequence ATGAAGCTCGTCATGATCGGCGGTGGCGGGTTCCGCACACCGCTCGTGTACTCCGCACTGCTCCGTGACCACGCCCCCGGCCGCGTCACCGCGGTCGCGCTCGTCGACGTCGACGCGGCGCGGCTGACGACCATGGCACGGATCCTGGCCGACCAGGCCGAGGGCGTCGCGGACGCCCCGACCGTCAGTGTGCACACCGACGTCGAGGAGGCGCTGCCGGGTGCGGACTTCGTGTTCTCGGCCATCCGGGTCGCCGGCATGGAGGGCCGTGCCACCGACGAGCGCATCGGGCAGTCCCACGGCGTGATCGGGCAGGAGACCGTCGGCTTCGGGGGCATCTCCTACGCGCTCCGCACCCTGCCCACCGTCATGGCGCTCGCGGAGACCGTCAAGCGCCTCGCCCCGGACGCCTGGGTGATCAACTTCACCAACCCGGCCGGCGTCGTCACCGAGGCGATGTCCACGGTGCTCGGCGAGCGGGTCATCGGCATCTGCGACTCCCCCATCGGCCTCGCCCGCCGTGCCCTCGGCTCCATCGGTGTCGAGCACGGTCCCGACGTCGAGCTCGAGTACGCGGGCCTGAACCACCTCGGCTGGCTCACCGCCGTGCGGGTGGACGGGGTCGACCGACTGCCCGAGGTCCTCGTCGACGCCGGGCGCATCGAGTCCTTCGAGGAGGGCAAGCTCTTCGGCGCCGAGTGGATCCAGGCCCTCGGCGCGCTGCCGAACGAGTACCTGCACTACTACTCCTACCGGCGCGACGTCCTGCAGGCCGACCAGTACGCCCCGCACACCCGTGCCCGGTACCTCGTGGAGCAGCAGGACCGCTTCTGGGACGCCGCCGGGTCGTGCGACCACCCGTACCGTGCCTGGCAGGACAGCCGGAACGAGCGCGAGGCCAGCTACATGGCGACGAACCGCGACTCGGCCGGCATGGGCGAGCGCGACGTCGAGGACATGACCTCGGGCGGCTACGAGGACGTCGCCCTGTCGCTCATGCGCGGCATCGCGTACGACCAGCGCGCCCGGCTCATCCTCAACGTCCGGAACCGCGGCGCCCTCGCGGGTCTCGACGACGACGCCGTGGTCGAGGTCCCCTGCATCGTGGACGCCACCGGCGCGCACCCGATCCCGGGCGCCCGCGTGCCGGACTTCGGACTCGGCACGGTCACCGCCGTCAAGTACGTGGAACGCCAGACGATCCAGGCGGCGCTGCACGCCGACCGCGCCGCGGCCCTCCGTGCCCTCGCACACCACCCACTGGTCGACTCGGTGCGCGTCGCGCGCGCCCTGCTGGACGACGCACGCACGTCGTTCCCGCACCTGTCGTACCTGTCCTGA
- a CDS encoding DeoR/GlpR family DNA-binding transcription regulator has translation MKDIRDLAILDHLRASRAASVTDLAAATGSSVATIRRDLQRLDDAGLLRRTHGGAVLADAHEGDSPFLEVETVNRAAKRRIAEAAAALVEDGHTVVLDIGTTVLQLADLLRGRPITVITANMAVFELLKDDPAVHLVLLPGDYDPVYHSVSGHLTTDSLRLIRADHAFLGVSGISASGDLRDTTIAQVPIKQAIADACDEVTVLADSSKFPGTGAARIDLPASIVRIVTDDEPPVPVAAAFAAHGVEVLVA, from the coding sequence GTGAAGGACATCCGCGATCTCGCCATCCTCGACCACCTCCGTGCCTCGCGCGCCGCCTCGGTCACCGACCTCGCCGCCGCGACCGGGTCGAGCGTCGCGACCATCCGTCGGGACCTCCAGCGGCTCGACGACGCCGGCCTCCTGCGGCGCACGCACGGCGGTGCCGTCCTTGCCGACGCGCACGAGGGCGACTCCCCGTTCCTCGAGGTCGAGACCGTGAACCGCGCCGCGAAGCGACGGATCGCCGAGGCGGCGGCGGCGTTGGTCGAGGACGGCCACACGGTGGTGCTCGACATCGGGACGACCGTGCTGCAACTCGCCGACCTGCTGCGGGGTCGGCCCATCACCGTCATCACCGCGAACATGGCCGTGTTCGAGCTGCTCAAGGACGACCCCGCCGTGCACCTCGTGCTGCTCCCCGGCGACTACGACCCCGTCTACCACTCGGTCTCGGGGCACCTGACCACCGACTCGCTCCGACTCATCCGCGCCGACCACGCCTTCCTCGGCGTCAGCGGGATCTCGGCGAGCGGCGACCTGCGCGACACCACGATCGCCCAGGTCCCCATCAAGCAGGCGATCGCCGATGCGTGCGACGAGGTCACCGTCCTCGCCGACAGCAGCAAGTTCCCGGGCACCGGGGCAGCACGGATCGACCTGCCGGCATCGATCGTGCGGATCGTCACCGACGACGAGCCGCCGGTCCCGGTCGCCGCCGCGTTCGCTGCGCACGGCGTGGAGGTCCTCGTCGCATGA